The Antechinus flavipes isolate AdamAnt ecotype Samford, QLD, Australia chromosome 4, AdamAnt_v2, whole genome shotgun sequence genomic interval aaatgtttgatttgtatacccattttatatacacaaaatctctttggcaaaaaggagtcacaagtgaaaaaagtttaacaaGTCCTCTTCTTCGACCTGGTAGCTCTGGACTCATTTAGCCCATCTTCCCTTTTATATTTGCTGCAGGGACTGACTACTTTCACCTTGCCTATGAGGTGGAGGCAAATGACACACTCAGAACttatcttcttccatttcccatttcttaACACCCTGACATACAGGGTGTTATGTAAAAAAGCCCAGTTCATAGAGCAGCTGCCTGGGTGGCCTCCTAAAAGCAGAAAATCAGGTCCATGAATGAGAAAGCCACTTTCtcttataaaggaagaaagaaatagggcAGCTACTGAGAGCATATCACCGTGGATGAGAAGGAAAAAGCTGGGAGCACCAACAATTTTGCAATGAAATCTAGTATTGGGGGAAGTGGTGTTGACTTCAAGCATAAATAGGTTGTCTGGATGAGCCCAAGTTACTTTCAATCCCAAACCCTATTAAGGAAAGGATCAAATTTTCTCCttaaagtagaaaaggaaacaaacagcAAGGTTGACTTTACTAGCTATTACTGAAGATGTGCGCATACATTTCTAGCTGGGTGTTTATCTACACGGAAATGGTTCAGAGTACCATTTAGATGATTGTCTCTTCAAAATAATCCTTCAAATTCCCATCAATATATTTCAGTGTTAAGCCATTCTAAATGACATggcattctaaaataaaaaaaaacaacaacaaaccataggatatttaaaatagaataagatAAATAACAATGAATTAGATAGTAAATATTgcctatgtacacacacaaatttGCCCAACATATACAAACCACACAGCAGAAGAAAGATGAAGTCAGTAATACCATTGCTGAACTtggaatttaaaaattgttggctTAATTAGTTTTCCTTTTAGTCTCAATATGGTAGATCAAAGTCTTGAGTCTAGGCAACTCAAGCTTCTTGCTGTAGCTCTTTTAGTTATCATGTTCCAAATGGGATGCCAGATGAGATATGTGCTGGATAATATCACTAAACTAGTGAACTAACACACAGCTTTCTGAGAAATGTCGCCCTGAGAATTTCCCCTAATAAATAAGGCTCTCTCATTTCCTGAGCATTGTAGGAAGTGATGTCTATAAACATGTTTTTCTACAGTGTATTATTGCAAAGGGTATTTTCCATTGTATATAGCTTTGTTCATAATTACTGACTAGAGATTGATTAATTGTTATGTCTTATTttaacaataaatttatttttattttttgatagaaAATTGAGCATAATAATATACTAATCAAGACTTTCTCAGTTTTGAAAAGGCTAGCTGATCCAActgaattttttccaattaacttAATTTGCAAATACAAACCTGTAAGGTGATGGTTAATGCTGACCCAGGATGAGAGGTGATAAAAGCACAAGATCAAAATAGAGATAAGATACCCAGATCAAGCAAATCAATTTCTCTTAGTTTTGTCTGTGGTATTtacatagaataaatataatCCCTCTTATTTGCCACTTACTCAAATATTTTCTCTGGAAAAGGAATAGAAGACTTTGAGCATTCTTATCATGGGTTGAAATCTTTTTGAATAGGGAGTCCACTTTCCTGGTCACTACCAAAAACAATTGTTGACCACCAACAGACAGATAAGCAGAAGAGCTTTGGGAATAGCAGCAACTCTCCTGACCCCCTTCCCTTTTGCCCCAccccaaacacacatacacacacacacacacacacacacacacacactctgtctGCTTCTGTACCAGCCCTCATAGCCATCATCTTGGGAAGCAAttcctatgaaaaaaaaaagcagacttcTAACAACCAACCAGGCTTCCACAGGGAAGCCTACTGAAGCAACAAGGAAGTCTGAGGGAGAAACAGGAGTTAGCATATATTCTTAGCAAATCAAACTACCATTAACATCATTTTGACTACCATCTTGGACCCTAAATCCAAGAAGGAATATCAAAAGCTCAAAGTATTGTACAAATAtacatcatcattttttaaaaagatgaggtCTCAGCATCTTGGTCAGGTTGGAAGCATAAATGCTACTCATGGGATCAATTCCACCTCTGATCCATATGAGAGATTTGACTCACTTGTTTATGACCTGAGCTCACTTCTTCTAAGTATAATTTCCCTgttcttaaaataagaataaaaacacTCCACAAGGACTGTTGCAAGTCTTCAATAAGGTAATCTATGAAAAACACCTTTTAAAGTCCTATGTAAATATgagatgttattattgttatggtATCATCTAAGCTCTTCCTCCAGGTTCCTAGGAAATCTGTGTCTTTTCCTACACTTTCTCTAGGATGAATTGTTTCTCCCCTCAAAAAATTATTCAGTAATTCATTCAGTGCCTATTAATATGTTATCTATTGAGGTAAAGTAGTTAAGTACTGGTCAAGGAATCAGGAAATCTTTGTTCAAACCTGTCTTTGATACTCTATTaacatgatcttggacaagctaTCTTTTATCTCAAATTGGGAAAAGGGTGGAAATACTCTTTGCTGATCATATCACCCAGGAAGCATGGTGTTCAGTTCTGAgtatcatttgcaaaatggggataacaatattaTACTGCCAATCTTTTAGGATTATTGTgatgaaagtgctttgcaaactttaaaatattatagaaatgcaaactatttttgttattcaattttttaaaatgtgtttttctttaacATCTATGCTCTTTGCGGTCCCTCCAGAGAGCCCAGAACAAAGTTAGGTGAACAATATGTTCTCCTTAACTGTTTCTTGAAATTTGTTAatgggtttttattttaatttggatgGCAGAAATCAGTATTTTCAGGGTCTGCACATTCTTCAGTGAAACTGATCATAGACTTCCTAAGTTTGCAGGGTTGAGAGATCAGGCCACACTATCATCCCCTACAATGTTCTACTATCCCAGAGTTACAGTGAACCTGACAACCTATGAGTCCTTCCCTCATCAGTCCTTACAGGATTGTACACTGCCCCCATATCCTTATCTTTAAGTTCCTGTTTTAATGTCCTTTACATAAAGACATCATAGTGAATAAAACTTGGATGACTCTGCATTTCATTTGAGATGCTTCCTCTGGGTTGGCCAGATCACTTACTTAGCTTCTCTTACTGACTCGACTAGAAGGTTGTCTTTGAATCAAGAGCCTGGGAGTATCTGacttctagtttttgtttttttccccccctcgAAGCTGGAGTTTCTTCCACCAAAAGATTTATCCTTTTCCAGGGAAAGATTTAATTATGAGCAACATTcctatccattaaaaaaattatgtggaTTTCTCATAGGTGAATGTGAAAATGTAGAATATCCTCACTTCTTTTCCACCTTCACCCCCATTTCTGGCTGCACTTTTCCCCAAGTCCCACCTCCCAAAAGAACAGAAGAACCTGATATAGAAAGACTGCTTTAGACACAGAAATTCTCATGAATTGCAAGTTTATTAGCTTAAGGCAAAATAAGAAGATGGTACAGAAACTAGGTTGAAAGGTCTGTGTATGGGATGATGACATTTCCCAGTCCGGTTAAATATCCCGGAAAATAAGACACAGGTGTTGGAACTGCCATTGAGGTTAAAGGGCAGCTGAAAGGAGACCCTTCCTTTTAGAGACTGGGGAAGAATTTAAGGCATTTGCAAATTTTAAGGCAATATCATGAGAACTGTAAACCTTTAGGCTACAGCAAGAGCAAACTTTGTGCTCATTCCTCTGGGTGCTGAGCAGGATGGTTTACTTGCTGGATGGCCAGCAAGGTGCCTGCTTCTGCTGGGTCTGGTGGGCCACGGGCACTCCCTTGCCACCCCCGGAGGAGCCACCGCCGCTGCCCCCGGAAGAGCCACCCCCGCATCCAGaggagccgccgccgccgccgctgggGTAGCCGCAGCCACCACCGCTGGAACCACCGCCGGAGCCACCGCCACAGCCAGAGGAGCCGCCGCTGGGGTAGCCGCAGCCACCACCGCTGGAACCACCGCTGGAGCCGCCGCCGCAGCCAGAGGAGCCGCCGCCGCAGCCAGaagagccgccgccgccgctgggGTAGCCGCAGCCACCACCGCTGGAGCCACCGCTGGAGCCGCCGCCGCAGCCGGAGGAGGAGCCGCCGCCACCGTAGCCGCCGCCCCCGCAGCCGGAGGAGCCCCCGTATGAGCCCCCTCCGCTGCTCTGCTGGGATGGAGCTTGGACGCACTGCTGAGAAGAGTAGCCGCCGCCGCTGGAGCCGCCGCCGGAGCCGCCGCCGCtggagccgccgccgccgcagtaGTAGCCACCGCCAGAGCCGCCGCCTGAGCCGCCTCCGCAGCTGGAGCCGCCGCTAGAACCGCCCCCGGAACCGCCTCCGCAGCTGGAGCCTCCACCGGAGTATCCGCCTCCGCAGCTGGAGCCTCCACCGGAGTATCCGCCTCCGCAGCTGGAGCCTCCACCGGAGTATCCGCCTCCGCAGCTGGAGCCACCCCCGCCGCCTCCAGAGTAGCCTCCGCCGCAGCTAGAGCCGCCTCCTGAGTAGCCTCCACCGCAGCCGGAGCCGCCGGAGCCGccggagccgccgccgccgccaccgccgccgctgGTTCCGCAGTATTTCTGTTGGCTGGGATAGTAGGAGGAGCCACCACCGGAGCCGCCACCGGAGCCGCCACCGCAGCCGGAGGAGCCTCCACCACCGCTGGAACCACCACCGCTGGAGTAACAGCCgctgccgccgctgccgccgccgccaccgccgctgGAGTAGCAGTAGCCGCCGCTGCCACCACCGCTGCTACCTCCACCACAGCCGGATCCGCCGCCACCTGAACCACCTCCGCTGGAGTAGCAgtagccgccgccgccgccgctgccacCACCGCTGCTACCCCCACCGCAACCGGATCCGCCGCCCCctgagccgccgccgccgccgccgccaccggaGACCTTCACACATCCTACTGGGGGCTGGGGTGTGGGCTGGGTCTTCTGGTAAGACATCTTTTAAGTAGCAAGGGATGAAGAgcttggaaagaaaagagaaacaattagACCTGAGAATCCTCTTGTCTGGACTGAGAATTCAAGCTGAAGGGGAGTCTTGGTTTGAACGCAACTAATTGGGGTTTCTCAGAAAACACGTTGGCCTCTAAACAAGTGTAATAAGATGTTATCCCAAATCTTGCCCAGCAATTCCACCCAGACCACCAAAGTGAGGTTTTCTggaaagttttgcttttttcagGAGTCAATGTGATCATTTAATAAGGTCATAGGATTATAGCTGGAAGAGATTTAGAGAAATAGTGTGAGGAAAAGGTGAGGAAATCAAGGTTCAGAGTgctttgtccagaatcacacaggtagCTGAGATTTCGtgctggttttgtttttgtttgtgtttgttttgtgtgtgtctcCAAATTCAGAACTCTTTCCACCACAGATGATAATACAACTAACCTactatgaaaataatatatataaagcacttggtttgcattcatttcattggagcctcaaaacaaccctgtaaggtagaAACTACAAGCAtgattatctctgttttacagatgaggaagctgaggcataGAGTTTGTGATCTACTCCTATCCACACACAAATCTTaatagaggtagaatttgaatctatcATCCTTACTTCAATTTCCACACTCTTTATAATAGACCACATTGCTTGGGATAGCATAGATTTTGGACCTAGAATCTTGTAGATGATTTGAGATTGAGAAAGTTAGAAAGCAAGTATCAGAAGAAGTTGGTTCTATTGTAGTTCCACTTAGAGATAGAGTTGACCTCAGTGACTTTGGCTTCCCCAATTCCATTCAGCCTCAAAATTTTTGGACCTCTGTCcataaattcaattttaatcaattcatcagacatttattaaacatctgccaAATGCAAGATACCATTCCaaatgatgaagagaaaaaaactgaagcccaaacTATAAGCTTCcactcaggaagcttacattttacCGTATTAGGGGAAGATCCAACATGTTTACAATGAAGTCAACATAAAGCATATATAaactgatataaaataattttaagagaaaaaagcattaattagGAAGGAGCATCACAGAAGGCCTCCTGTGAGTGCTGGTACTTCAGCCATGCTTTGGAAGAGAGATTCTAACTTCTACATGATTGGCTGAAATCCACACTGGGTGTACTGTAATCTGTTTCTCTACGCCCGAAATGAAAGGGAAGACTCCTAGTCCACTTTTGTCTATGAATATAGCTTCAGGTAGCTCATTTCACTGTAGATATAGAAATCCTGATACACCCACAAACTCTCCTTCCTCAACTAACCAGTTTCTAAGGAGATGCTGAGCACCTACTCTATGCTCAGCACTCTGAGGTTTTAAGAGAGTTGTAGCCCTTGTCTTTGAAGATATACTCTTTGAGATTAAAAAATGAGAGGCAGCTTCAAGATGAGCCTCTCCTTCAGGGAGGACCATAACCAGAGCATTATacatctggaagggaccttagctATCCTCTAGttcaaaagaaactgaaaaataaaattgtccaaGGTTACAAAGTTCCTAAGTGTCAGAGCCAAGACAAGAGCTGGGATACTGATAAAGCCTAGTGCTCTTTCTACTTAATACCTTCTGGAGGCATTTGGGGATGCTCAGATCCCAGCTCTATTGCAAGCATTGACAGATGTATCCTCTAACCTTTTCAGAGGAGACATCAATGCCaaatcttttcccccttctcttccccctgcAAATTTTCTTAAATATCTCTTCTCCCCCTCAAAAAGCAAATCTATAGTTACGGAGTTGTAGAATCTGGCAACACAAAGACTGAACAGGTTCTGACTCCTGACAAAGCCTGAAGAATCTCTGACCCTGTCTAGCTACCATAAATTGAGGCAGAAGCCAAAAAGACTAAAACTGATGAAGCCCCTAGAGGAGACAAATCAGCCAAGCCCAAGGCTCTCACTTACCTGGTTCACCAGGAGGGATAAGCAAGAAGAGAAGCTAGCTGAGATGAGTGAAGAACACTTGGTTCCAGAGGCTTTTATACTGTGCCTGATTCCTCATTTGCATTTGTGAGCCAATCcttatgtgatttttcttgctATGGGGCTCCACCTCCCCCTCAATGAAGGCACAGGGTGGACCACTTGAGATTCTTGAAATGCACAACCTAACAGGTGACTTAGTCCCATCCCTGATGTAATGGTGTCAATAAGGACTAACATGGGTGGATGGCTGACATTGTTTCTGAAAGATCTGGCAAGGAACGAATGGCATGAGGAGCTTGCTAGACTATTGGCCCAAGATTCTTAGTTTTTGGGCTTTGATAGCATCACAGAGGTCAAAGAGGTGACCTGGCCTGGGAGGCAGGAGACTCAAGTACAAGTCCTAGCTATGCCATTACTTGCTATGTGACGCTGGGAAAGTAACTTAtcttaaatgttcatttttcttatttgtaaagtataaaagtgaaaaagtgtaaagttataaaaaaatcttcaagatttcatctagttctgacattttataatttccttcctttctctccttcctcccccatctcACACTAGCAGGACTTGAAGATCCTTTATTTGTCAGGATTGGTCCAATCATTGCATTGCTTCACAATAATCACTTTGGAAGaaagtctgttttattttttctttctttctttctttctttctttctttctttctttctttctttctttctttctttctttctttctttctttctttctttctttctctctctctctctctctctctctctctctctctctctctctctctctctctctctctctctctctttctctcagtgaTTGTTCCACAGTCACATTACCTTATTTCTCTATCTAGATTGGAAGCTCTTTATAATAAGGAAAGGGATTGGGTCTTTTCTGGGTTTGTATTTCATTCTACACTCAGTACAGTATTTTTTATGAAGTGTGTACTCAATCAATGATGTGGACTGGCTGAAGTTAGGAAGTTACACCAGCCATGGCCTTGATTTATTCCTGAGGACAATTTATCTCTCAGGAAGTAGAGGACTATATCCTTCCATTTACCTTGCATGCTTCTTTCATCGCTAATTCCcatttttagtaataataatgatattgatTACCAAAATTAGCACTAATTTCTAAATAGAAATTAgggctttaaagtttgaaaaaaaaaccctattatcTTGACTCTAATAATCATCTTGTGAAGTAGATATTATagctctcattttcatttttaaagatgcaGAAATGCCTCAGTTGCCTCCATTTCAACCCATAAGATCACTTTCATGACTTGTCATGGATCACATAATTAATGTGTTTCAGAAGGAGATGAACAAAGGTAATACTGTGAGGTAGGGAGTGCAAatgctttccccattttacaagagaCAAAACTGAGGTTTGAAAAGTGAAGTGGCTTGTCAGTAGTCAGATTTAGTAAATGTAAAGACCAGAACTTGAATACAAATCTTGTTCAATTCTAGCACTCTTCCCAGGGCACCACATTGTCTCTTGACTCAAGGTTCAGGCTGTGGGCTTCATTCTATTGTGGACCAGTTAACTTTGCTTTCCTAAGACCATCTTCTATGTTTAGAATCCCAGCTATCTAATTGGTGTTATGGTCTTTTAGGACCACCAGAATTCTAACTTTGGCCAGATGTAGCAAATACTTGCCCTTAGTCAGAGGAGAACCAGAGATATATGTGGCATGACTCAGAGAAAAACAATGTACTCTactagaaaaacaaatcaaaccatccattaatccatttatttattcactcaagAAACATTTAAACATGTATGTAGAACACTGTGCAATGGaatgagggaaataaaaaagTGTAGATAAAATATAGTTATTCTATTAAGAGGGAATATAACACAAATGTGGACTACTCTGGTATATGATAATAATTAAGAGCATTGGTCACTGTAGAACAAATCCAAATCCCAGTACAAGGGGGAAAATCTATTCTCGGGGTTcaaggaaaggcttcttggacAAGGTGGAATTTGAAATGGGTATGTAAAATTGGTAGGAATTTAACAGGTGACATCTATGTCCTTGATAGTAGCATTATAACACCAACCAAGTTTGTGAAAAAACAAACCCAtgttgatgttttcttttctttttctttttttttttatttaccacAGAAACTGGATTGTTATTGGTAACCTAGATATTTGAGACATCATATTTTAACTCTGTTCCACCCAGTAACATGTTGAAATGACAATTGTAATCGTCTATAGTATACATTGTCTCTTAATTAAGGTGCAGTTTTTAATGACCCAAATCCTGATTAGTAGAGACTAGAAACTTGTGACACCCTAGTTTTGTAAAGGATGTGAGACTGAAGAAACTCAGGAAACACAGGGAATTCTCTTGAAAGAAGGCTCCCtcaaaattgggagaaaaaatggTTTGAGGACTCTGATCTGTTCTATTGTGAAGAGAGATTTGGAGGATAAATTCCCTTATGGTTGATCAATTAAGACACGGAATCATTTGCTGTGGAGGAGCCAGGTTTCTTAACTTCCTTGAGGGAAGTAGTGGTATAATGGTGGTAGAGAACTGAACTAATTTAGTGTTAAGAGCCTTGGATTGATTTTCAGAGAAATTGGGTTTGATCCTGACTCTGTCACTGTGTAATCtatgtgtgaccttaaacaaatcactttatcttttaaaacattattgattttattcttaatttgtggaaaaaaaccaagcatttccataagatgtgaaactgcaaatctgttatatacaacttgctatttcttttaaatatataataaagttatcatatttctttctttttctttttttcctgccttcCCCTTCCCTTGTCCAAGAGATGACTACCCTTAgatactatgtatgtatatatatgcacatatatatacatatatatatgtaaacttatAAAAATGATAGGATTGGAGTAgtcagatggctctctctctctctctctctctctctctctctctctctctctctctctctcacacacacacacacacacacacacacacacacacacaatccacCTCACAGccagtaggatttgaattcaattaaaatataaataaaaatacaataaaacatagataatgttaatttgttggttttctaagtcaatatacatccacaagaatgtttttctttaaaactgaCACCAATGAACTAGATAACCTTGAATCCCCATATTGCATTAAAAGGATTCGgcatgactttattttattttattttgttttcaatacagcaataaaataaatgttaattgacctatatgtgtaaaaatgtttgtagcagttctttttgtgatggcaaagaattggaaaatgaatagatgcccataaattggggaatggctaaataaattattattattgttccataaaaatgatgaaaaatttgattttagaaaggcctggaaagatgtacacaaactgatgctgagcgaaacaagtagaaccaggaatatattgtaacagcaagattgtgtgatgatctgctacgaaagacttggtttttctcagtggttcactgatccaaggcaatcccaaactTTGGATTGAaacaccatctacatccagagagagaattatggagaatgaatgtaaatcaacacatgctgatttttctctcccaacatgattcataaagaaatgtgtattttaaaaaagaaaataatgttaaaaataaatgataaaattgaaaaaaaagttaattgggCATTTTTTTATGTACCAGGAATTCTGCTAAGTGCAAGGAATATCTATACAAAAGTGCCACAGTCCTTAACTTTAAGGCATACATTCTACATAGGTGAAAGATCTAGTTTCAAATCCATTTTTTGATgacttattatctgtgtaactctgggaaaatcatttaacttatctATGCTTCCATTTTATAATCTGTAGAAGAAGGGAGTTGGaaagtcccttccagatttaaatccatgattatatatatgtatatacatatatatatatgtatatacatatgtccaATTGCCACATATGACTATACTTTCTTTAGGTATAGGATATAGGCTATCACTAATAATTCCTTTTATAATTGTCAGGGTGGCACAGTGCAGAGTCTTTAGAACTTTATCTACTctcttttcaccagagaaatttttatgtgattttgggtatatagatatataaaatagaatacaaaataaaatacaaagaaaacatttactgataatatatgataaagaaatgtattctaaaatattctttgatataacgtaattttactatttataaaggatgaaagcaaatttacatactaatgatttgtttatcttattttttcataaagaattaaatcttggttgAATATTTGATATCTTCTACTGTCAAAGTTTTTGTGACCTCCACATTTATGTGACCCCAGATGTGCTTacaacctacagtttaagaagttttggtaCAGTGGAAAATACAGGAGTTTTTGTTCAAATCTCATCTTGGACACAATATATTTATCACTGCACTGCACCTGTGCATTCCCCCTAcctgattgagacagacctttcctgaaattcttccaaaatatcttctgctggaaatttgttacactccaaatatctgTGGGTTCTATCACTCTAGAATGCATTCAGATGCTTGATCTGATGTTtatctgagggaagccagaaagagttcagacaaagacctgtctaTTCTCCGCTATCTTGATTCTGCTTCCAAGGGATCTTGTTGGGAGAGATGCATCCTGAAACTACAAATTGACCTGATGAGTAAATGATGCTCATGCATCATGAGAGATCTTAAGCTTATAAAACCagagatttagaaccagaagaggTTATGAGGTCATACAAAGGTAGtcttagatctggaagggaccatttagtccaactctcttTATTTTACCAAGgagaaaatagagagagataaggttCAAGGTCAGGAAGTAAATGGCATAGTTAGACTTTGAACCCAGACCCTCTGACTGAAAACTTGGTGATCTTGTCACTCTATACTTCACTACATCACACCACTTCTTTAGTCAACCTTCccatttcaaaataagaaaatgcaGGTTTGTAtaagcttaagtgactttcccaaagttacATGGTGAAAAAgtggcaaagctgggatttgaactcaggtcatctgactccaaatcaaagTTCTTTGAATTGATTATAttacatacattatattatatttaatatattaattaaataattaaaattaatttttaaattaaaattacataaaCATTAAGGCCAATTTTCCTCCATTCCCAGATCTTTTCTCTGGAACTCTTTGGGATCTATCATGAGTTTCTTTAGAATCCATTCACTCTTAGGGATCATCCTCTTCCAGgatagagatgaaaaagagactatgatttgtccaaagtgatAAATAAATCTTTAGGAGGA includes:
- the LORICRIN gene encoding loricrin isoform X2, encoding MSYQKTQPTPQPPVGCVKVSGGGGGGGGSGGGGSGCGGGSSGGSSGGGSGGYCYSSGGGGGGSGGSGCYSSGGGSSGGGGSSGCGGGSGGGSGGGSSYYPSQQKYCGTSGGGGGGGGSGGSGGSGCGGGYSGGGSSCGGGYSGGGGGGSSCGGGYSGGGSSCGGGYSGGGSSCGGGYSGGGSSCGGGSGGGSSGGSSCGGGSGGGSGGGYYCGGGGSSGGGSGGGSSGGGYSSQQCVQAPSQQSSGGGSYGGSSGCGGGGYGGGGSSSGCGGGSSGGSSGGGCGYPSGGGGSSGCGGGSSGCGGGSSGGSSGGGCGYPSGGSSGCGGGSGGGSSGGGCGYPSGGGGGSSGCGGGSSGGSGGGSSGGGKGVPVAHQTQQKQAPCWPSSK
- the LORICRIN gene encoding loricrin isoform X1 — encoded protein: MSYQKTQPTPQPPVGCVKVSGGGGGGGGSGGGGSGCGGGSSGGGSGGGGGYCYSSGGGSGGGGSGCGGGSSGGGSGGYCYSSGGGGGGSGGSGCYSSGGGSSGGGGSSGCGGGSGGGSGGGSSYYPSQQKYCGTSGGGGGGGGSGGSGGSGCGGGYSGGGSSCGGGYSGGGGGGSSCGGGYSGGGSSCGGGYSGGGSSCGGGYSGGGSSCGGGSGGGSSGGSSCGGGSGGGSGGGYYCGGGGSSGGGSGGGSSGGGYSSQQCVQAPSQQSSGGGSYGGSSGCGGGGYGGGGSSSGCGGGSSGGSSGGGCGYPSGGGGSSGCGGGSSGCGGGSSGGSSGGGCGYPSGGSSGCGGGSGGGSSGGGCGYPSGGGGGSSGCGGGSSGGSGGGSSGGGKGVPVAHQTQQKQAPCWPSSK